From Thermodesulfobacteriota bacterium, a single genomic window includes:
- a CDS encoding ribonuclease R family protein, whose protein sequence is MDKGTIVEYIDRQRMICAVVLDSTTSGDRRFQILTENDQTVNLSARRITHAGGRLDTELNRTQLLELLKQTAARRVALTKQINVERLWNQLKDKEDWVSLSAIRTLCFPGQATADHEAALVRAMFEDGLYFKFDHHRFFPHSPQQITAITARKEQEERKKRTVNEGSQWLKKTIEGGATALTAHEREYVDILKDYYVFEQDAADKVLAREMLTRAGGVSRDAVFSLMVRLGAWDVNENTDYIRYGVPITWPPETSALAEAIGRAPTGATRNGGRVNLSGLPVFTIDGSTTMDYDDALNVELEADGGCRVGVHISDVAHYINRGSAIDREAMTRGSSIYTADQKIPMLPPVLSEEACSLKAGVDRPAISIQMRFSPSGELISHEIIPSIIRVDRHISYGDADRTMEQDPRLKKLHDLAILLRRQRIHAGALQITIPELFIQFIDRNRPAVKRLDDVSPSRMMVAEMMIIANRLFADFLSAHNVPAAFRSQVEPKQRLMKKTDGPGTLFQNWVQRKMVARVVLSGTPGHHAGLGLERYTTATSPIRKYLDLMAQRQVRSILGLETPYTREEVQDIIQRLEPVLGNVARIQQARQRYWVLKYLESRIGRKEEAVVLDSFNEDYSVLIPDYLLECRLPKTSGTRLKPKDLIQVTIQHVSARNNVIAIFFG, encoded by the coding sequence ATGGATAAAGGGACCATCGTCGAATACATTGACCGGCAGCGGATGATCTGCGCGGTTGTCCTGGATTCAACGACTTCCGGGGACAGGCGGTTTCAGATACTTACCGAAAACGATCAAACCGTTAACCTCTCCGCCCGCAGAATAACCCATGCCGGCGGTCGCCTGGACACGGAACTGAATCGGACGCAACTGCTGGAACTGTTAAAACAGACAGCCGCCAGGCGCGTCGCCCTGACCAAGCAGATCAACGTGGAGCGCCTGTGGAACCAGTTAAAAGATAAAGAGGACTGGGTCTCTCTCTCCGCCATCAGAACGTTATGTTTTCCCGGTCAGGCCACGGCGGATCATGAGGCGGCCCTGGTCCGGGCCATGTTTGAAGACGGGCTCTATTTCAAGTTCGATCACCACCGGTTTTTTCCCCACTCCCCGCAACAGATCACGGCGATCACCGCCCGGAAGGAGCAGGAAGAGCGGAAAAAACGTACCGTCAATGAAGGCTCCCAGTGGCTGAAAAAAACGATCGAAGGCGGGGCCACCGCATTGACCGCCCATGAGCGGGAATATGTCGACATCCTCAAGGACTACTATGTTTTTGAGCAGGATGCCGCGGACAAGGTCCTGGCCAGGGAAATGCTGACCAGGGCCGGAGGCGTTTCCCGGGACGCTGTTTTTTCCCTGATGGTTCGCCTGGGCGCGTGGGACGTCAACGAAAACACCGATTACATCCGTTATGGCGTTCCCATAACATGGCCCCCGGAGACGAGCGCCCTGGCCGAGGCCATCGGCCGGGCGCCGACGGGAGCAACCCGGAACGGCGGCCGGGTCAATCTGTCCGGGCTGCCTGTTTTCACCATTGACGGCAGCACCACCATGGATTATGACGACGCGCTGAACGTGGAACTGGAAGCGGACGGCGGCTGCCGGGTAGGTGTTCACATCAGCGACGTGGCCCACTATATCAACCGCGGCAGCGCCATCGACCGGGAAGCCATGACCCGCGGCAGTTCCATTTACACCGCCGACCAGAAAATCCCCATGCTGCCGCCGGTCCTTTCCGAAGAGGCGTGCAGCCTGAAAGCGGGTGTCGACCGTCCGGCAATTTCCATTCAGATGCGGTTCTCTCCCTCCGGCGAATTGATCAGCCACGAGATTATCCCCTCCATCATCCGGGTGGATCGTCACATATCATACGGCGATGCCGACCGAACCATGGAGCAAGACCCGCGACTGAAAAAACTCCACGATCTGGCCATCCTGCTGCGCCGGCAAAGGATACACGCCGGCGCCCTGCAGATCACTATACCGGAACTGTTTATCCAGTTCATTGATAGAAACCGCCCGGCCGTCAAACGCCTTGACGACGTCAGCCCCTCGCGGATGATGGTGGCGGAAATGATGATCATAGCCAACCGGCTGTTCGCCGATTTCCTTTCCGCGCATAATGTCCCGGCGGCCTTCCGCTCCCAGGTGGAGCCCAAACAGCGGCTGATGAAAAAAACCGACGGACCGGGGACCCTCTTTCAGAACTGGGTACAGCGCAAAATGGTCGCCCGGGTGGTGCTGTCCGGCACCCCGGGGCACCATGCCGGCCTGGGGCTGGAGCGGTACACGACGGCCACGTCGCCGATAAGAAAATACCTGGACCTGATGGCCCAGCGTCAGGTGAGATCGATCCTGGGCCTGGAAACCCCCTACACCCGGGAGGAGGTTCAGGATATCATTCAGAGGCTGGAGCCGGTTCTGGGCAATGTGGCCAGGATCCAGCAGGCCCGCCAGCGTTACTGGGTGTTGAAATATCTGGAATCCAGGATCGGCCGCAAGGAAGAAGCCGTCGTGCTGGACAGTTTCAACGAGGATTACTCCGTGCTTATCCCCGATTATCTGCTGGAATGCCGGCTGCCGAAAACCTCCGGCACCAGGCTAAAACCCAAAGACCTGATCCAGGTGACCATCCAGCATGTCAGCGCCCGGAACAATGTCATCGCCATCTTCTTCGGTTAG
- a CDS encoding arylsulfotransferase family protein, giving the protein MKRQWDRLLFFACLAFLSIVIAFGAGMYVADRHKFPYFQVRIATIAAICNYGLEFASVFFKEKHKKYPFVWASTRETTTGVVIHDPSRTFRGYTLITDNDTSARLIDMQGNVIHQWCKPFSEVWPQPKHVEPLIDPVPRELIYWQRAFLFPNGDLIAIYAGPFAPYGAGIARLNARSGLIWKADINAHHDLAVAEDGRIITLTHKYNYEQGRPRIDDTIVVLSPDGTVLNQAPIYEVVKKSPYYYLIPDAPYGDYLHTNNIELLTSDKASGFPFLKAGDILLSHREAVGITVVDAETMTVKWALTGVASSVHDADYLENGRIVFFENKAYRQGSQVLEWDCTRNQPGWRFTPADYAGYFAQSGIYPQSQDGFFSYIGGRQQKLPNGNYLIVETTGGTVFEVTPEKEVVWKYVSTHFDGESIGMVYDAQRYAPDDLPFILNHP; this is encoded by the coding sequence TTGAAACGACAGTGGGACCGGCTATTGTTTTTCGCCTGCCTCGCATTCCTTTCCATCGTCATTGCCTTCGGGGCGGGAATGTATGTGGCGGACCGGCATAAGTTTCCCTATTTTCAAGTCAGAATCGCCACCATCGCCGCGATATGCAACTACGGTCTGGAATTCGCCTCCGTATTTTTCAAGGAAAAACATAAAAAATATCCGTTTGTATGGGCCAGCACCAGGGAAACCACCACCGGCGTGGTGATCCATGACCCCTCCAGGACCTTCCGGGGATATACGCTGATCACCGACAACGACACCTCGGCCCGGCTGATTGATATGCAGGGAAACGTGATCCACCAATGGTGCAAGCCGTTTTCCGAGGTATGGCCGCAACCGAAACATGTGGAACCGTTGATTGATCCGGTTCCCCGGGAACTGATTTACTGGCAGAGAGCCTTTTTATTCCCCAACGGCGACCTGATCGCCATATACGCGGGACCTTTCGCGCCATACGGCGCCGGGATCGCCAGGCTGAATGCCCGGTCCGGGTTGATCTGGAAAGCGGACATCAACGCCCATCATGATCTGGCGGTGGCTGAAGACGGGCGGATTATCACCTTGACGCATAAGTACAATTATGAGCAGGGCCGTCCCCGCATCGACGACACCATCGTCGTCCTGTCGCCCGACGGCACCGTCCTGAATCAAGCGCCAATATATGAGGTGGTCAAGAAATCGCCTTACTACTACCTGATACCCGATGCGCCTTACGGCGATTATCTGCATACCAACAACATTGAACTGCTGACATCCGACAAGGCTTCCGGATTTCCTTTCCTGAAGGCCGGCGACATCCTTTTATCCCACCGGGAGGCGGTCGGCATAACGGTGGTCGACGCTGAAACGATGACGGTAAAATGGGCGCTGACCGGCGTGGCCTCCAGCGTTCATGACGCGGACTATCTTGAAAACGGCCGCATCGTTTTTTTTGAAAACAAGGCCTACCGGCAGGGAAGCCAGGTTCTCGAGTGGGATTGTACCCGGAATCAACCGGGCTGGCGTTTCACCCCGGCCGACTATGCCGGGTATTTTGCCCAATCGGGTATATATCCGCAAAGCCAAGACGGTTTTTTTTCCTATATCGGCGGGCGGCAGCAGAAACTGCCCAACGGCAATTACCTGATAGTGGAGACGACGGGCGGGACCGTATTTGAAGTCACCCCGGAAAAGGAAGTCGTCTGGAAATATGTTTCCACCCATTTTGACGGGGAAAGCATCGGCATGGTGTATGATGCCCAGCGGTATGCCCCGGATGATTTACCCTTTATTCTCAACCATCCATAG
- a CDS encoding IMP cyclohydrolase, whose translation MEKDMKQAYRTIMDDHFPPQMEVSFVDGGKRQTLFFEKVSWRIDNVEKGLRYGENPGQEAALYRLVNGNLILGETETIQPGHYLASDVELLQSGKHPGKTNLTDADNALNILRYFSDKPTAVIVKHNNPCGVARAASLETAYARAYMADRIAAFGGCIAVNRPLDKATAEAVAAQYAEVVVAPEYEEGSLKILSGRKNLRVIRIRNIGQLQNFVNKRWVDFKSLIDGGIIAQWSFVSQVLSKEDLLPAECAFEGKTYRIKRSPTEAEYRDMMFGWLVETGITSNSVIYVKDETTVGIGTGEQDRVGVAEIARDKAYRKLADRYAFELFGLPYKDLDDREKIDAVNRKVAAEKGGLIGSAMVSDAFFPFRDGVDVGIQEGVSAVIHPGGSLNDYQAIEACNEASVTMVFTGQRCFKH comes from the coding sequence ATGGAAAAAGACATGAAGCAGGCCTATCGGACCATCATGGACGACCATTTTCCACCGCAGATGGAGGTGTCTTTTGTGGACGGCGGCAAGCGGCAGACGCTTTTTTTTGAAAAGGTGTCCTGGCGTATTGATAATGTGGAAAAAGGGTTGCGCTACGGCGAAAATCCCGGTCAGGAGGCGGCCCTGTACCGGCTGGTCAACGGCAATCTGATCCTGGGCGAAACGGAAACCATCCAGCCCGGCCACTACCTGGCTTCGGACGTAGAGTTGCTGCAATCCGGCAAGCACCCCGGCAAAACCAACCTGACCGATGCGGACAACGCGTTGAACATATTGAGATATTTCAGCGATAAGCCAACCGCTGTCATCGTCAAGCACAACAACCCCTGCGGTGTGGCCCGGGCGGCCTCCCTGGAAACCGCCTATGCCCGGGCCTACATGGCCGACCGGATCGCCGCTTTCGGCGGCTGCATCGCCGTCAACCGGCCCCTTGACAAGGCCACGGCCGAAGCCGTGGCCGCCCAGTACGCGGAAGTGGTGGTGGCCCCGGAGTACGAGGAGGGCAGCCTGAAAATTCTCTCCGGCAGGAAAAATCTCCGGGTCATCCGTATCCGCAACATCGGGCAGCTGCAGAATTTTGTCAACAAGCGCTGGGTGGATTTCAAGAGTCTGATCGACGGCGGCATCATCGCCCAGTGGTCTTTTGTCTCGCAGGTGCTGTCAAAAGAGGATCTGCTGCCGGCCGAGTGCGCCTTCGAAGGAAAAACCTACCGCATCAAGCGTTCGCCCACGGAAGCGGAGTACCGGGACATGATGTTCGGCTGGCTGGTGGAAACCGGGATCACGTCCAATTCGGTGATTTACGTCAAGGACGAGACCACCGTGGGCATCGGCACCGGCGAGCAGGACCGGGTGGGCGTGGCCGAGATCGCCCGGGACAAGGCCTATCGCAAGCTGGCCGACCGGTATGCTTTCGAGCTGTTCGGCCTTCCCTACAAGGATCTGGATGACCGGGAGAAGATTGACGCCGTCAACCGGAAGGTAGCCGCGGAAAAAGGCGGTCTGATCGGCAGCGCCATGGTCAGCGACGCCTTTTTCCCGTTCCGCGACGGAGTGGACGTGGGCATCCAGGAGGGCGTTTCCGCGGTGATCCATCCCGGCGGCTCCCTGAACGACTACCAGGCCATCGAAGCCTGCAACGAGGCCAGCGTGACCATGGTGTTTACTGGTCAGCGCTGCTTCAAGCACTAA
- a CDS encoding ABC transporter ATP-binding protein has product MSQTSARSLLKENIVLIAAGVVSLVVVDILQLLIPRVTKHAIDDLAGLTPDAGKLLEYALLILLMASVIAVFRYAWRRCLIGASRKIEQDLRDRVFFHLQTLDAAYFDRTSTGDLMARVTNDINHIRMASGFGLVALTDAVFLGTAAIGFMAYINVHLTLYSLIPMPLIVIFTRLFGRKMHRMYQEVQAAFSDMTEIVRERFSGIRVIKAFARQNAETALFQTVSERYIRKNMGLARVTGAFFPLMVFFANTSTAIVLCLGGRQAITAVITPGDFVAFISYLGLLTWPMMALGWVTNLVQRGRASLDRINQVLAAVPGITDGPDAVSIAGVNREIVLDRVSFIYPGATAPALKDIGLTLPAGKTTFVLGPPGSGKTTLAGLLARKYDPDHGAVRIDGRDIRHIRTDDLRRLIAFMPQEPFLFSATIKENITFDDAVPDDDPRLVAACRDAGLYKTIRAFPGGFDTLTGEKGVILSGGQKQRVALARAFYHAAPVLILDDPVSQVDPETADEILAALRQVTRGKTVLLISHRPSLARFAESIVVLRDGRITEHGDHEELLRLKGYYAEAWRIQQLEERRDE; this is encoded by the coding sequence TTGTCTCAAACCAGCGCCAGAAGCCTGTTAAAGGAAAATATCGTCCTTATTGCCGCCGGGGTCGTCAGCCTGGTGGTGGTGGATATCCTGCAGCTGCTGATTCCCCGGGTCACCAAGCATGCCATCGACGATCTGGCCGGCCTGACCCCGGATGCCGGAAAACTGCTGGAGTACGCCCTGCTCATCCTGCTGATGGCGTCGGTTATCGCCGTTTTCCGCTATGCCTGGCGTCGCTGTCTCATCGGCGCTTCCCGGAAGATCGAACAGGACCTGCGGGACCGGGTCTTTTTTCATCTACAGACCCTGGACGCCGCCTATTTCGACCGCACCAGTACCGGCGATCTGATGGCGCGGGTCACCAACGACATTAACCATATCCGGATGGCCAGCGGTTTCGGGCTGGTGGCCCTGACCGACGCCGTCTTCCTGGGAACGGCCGCCATCGGGTTCATGGCCTATATCAACGTCCATCTGACCCTGTACAGTCTCATTCCCATGCCCCTGATCGTCATTTTTACCCGGCTGTTCGGCCGCAAGATGCACCGGATGTATCAGGAGGTCCAGGCCGCCTTTTCCGATATGACGGAAATCGTCCGGGAACGGTTTTCGGGCATCCGCGTTATTAAGGCGTTTGCCCGGCAGAACGCGGAAACGGCACTGTTTCAAACCGTTTCCGAACGGTATATCCGGAAGAACATGGGCCTGGCCCGGGTCACCGGCGCCTTTTTCCCCCTGATGGTCTTTTTCGCCAATACCAGCACGGCCATTGTTCTCTGCCTGGGCGGCCGTCAGGCCATTACCGCCGTCATCACGCCCGGCGATTTCGTGGCCTTCATCAGTTACCTGGGCCTGCTGACCTGGCCCATGATGGCCCTGGGCTGGGTCACCAATCTGGTCCAGCGCGGGCGGGCCTCCCTGGATCGGATCAACCAGGTGCTGGCCGCGGTGCCGGGCATCACCGACGGGCCGGACGCGGTTTCCATCGCCGGCGTAAACCGGGAAATCGTCCTTGATCGGGTTTCCTTTATCTATCCCGGCGCGACCGCTCCCGCCCTGAAGGACATCGGCCTGACCTTGCCGGCGGGTAAAACGACCTTTGTCCTCGGCCCTCCCGGCAGCGGCAAAACCACCCTGGCGGGTCTTCTGGCCAGGAAATACGACCCGGACCACGGCGCTGTCCGCATCGACGGCCGGGATATCCGTCATATCCGGACGGATGACCTGCGGCGCCTGATCGCCTTCATGCCCCAGGAGCCGTTTTTGTTTTCCGCGACCATCAAGGAGAACATTACCTTCGATGACGCCGTGCCGGACGATGACCCGAGACTGGTGGCGGCCTGCCGCGACGCCGGGCTGTACAAGACGATCCGCGCCTTTCCCGGCGGATTTGACACCCTTACCGGAGAAAAGGGGGTCATCCTTTCCGGCGGACAGAAACAACGCGTGGCCCTGGCCCGGGCCTTTTATCACGCCGCGCCGGTTCTGATCCTGGACGATCCGGTCAGCCAGGTGGATCCGGAAACGGCCGATGAAATCCTGGCTGCCCTGCGGCAGGTCACCCGGGGGAAAACCGTGCTGCTCATTTCCCACCGCCCGTCCCTGGCCCGGTTTGCCGAATCGATCGTGGTGCTGCGGGACGGACGGATCACCGAGCACGGCGATCATGAGGAACTGTTGCGCCTGAAGGGTTACTATGCCGAGGCCTGGCGTATCCAGCAGCTGGAGGAGAGACGCGATGAATAG
- a CDS encoding arylsulfotransferase family protein: MPIRQSRELGLPPMDIWQKLKRQWDRLLFFVCFFFLSVVIAFGVGFFVADRHKFPYFQIKLAVDSAICNYGLELSSLIFNEKYRKYPYVWVKTHEPKSGVVVNDPSGTYKGYTLIADGGTGASLIDMKGKVIHKWRKDFFDVWPLPDHVNLIDTNGKVLHPWHKPANFMWPQPLHVKPLMSSIPEDLIYWHKLFLFPNGDLIAIYTGPFTPYGAGIIKINSRSELIWKADINAHHDLTIADDGRIFVLTHKYNYDYSRPRIDDYITVLSPEGMVLDEISIYNAIRESPYYNLIPGEPFDDYLHTNNIDLLTSDKVNGFPFLSGGDMLLSHRNSVCMTVVDANTFKVKWALTGVAGVVHDADFLMDGKIAFFDNRAYLQGSAVVEWDCGLNKPIWEFTPADYYYGFSQPLPSYDIFASGTGGAQQKLPNGNYLIVNTNCGSMFEATPEKKVVWKYVSTKKQGNSIARLFFAERYSEGYLTFLTPSDQAASE; encoded by the coding sequence ATGCCGATACGGCAGAGCAGAGAATTGGGCTTGCCTCCGATGGACATATGGCAAAAATTGAAGCGGCAATGGGACCGGTTATTGTTTTTCGTCTGTTTTTTCTTCCTTTCCGTTGTTATTGCCTTCGGCGTCGGATTTTTTGTGGCGGATCGCCACAAGTTTCCTTACTTTCAGATCAAGCTGGCTGTCGACTCCGCGATATGTAATTACGGATTAGAACTTTCCTCTCTTATTTTTAATGAAAAATACAGGAAGTATCCTTATGTATGGGTAAAAACACATGAACCGAAATCGGGGGTGGTTGTCAATGATCCATCCGGAACATACAAGGGGTATACGCTTATTGCCGATGGGGGTACCGGCGCCAGTCTGATCGACATGAAGGGAAAGGTGATCCATAAATGGCGTAAAGATTTTTTCGATGTGTGGCCGCTGCCGGACCATGTTAACCTGATTGATACGAATGGGAAAGTGCTCCACCCCTGGCATAAGCCCGCCAACTTTATGTGGCCGCAGCCGCTGCATGTTAAACCTTTAATGAGCTCGATTCCCGAGGACTTGATCTACTGGCATAAATTGTTTTTATTCCCCAACGGGGATCTTATCGCAATATACACAGGCCCTTTTACCCCTTATGGCGCGGGGATAATCAAAATAAATTCCCGGTCCGAGCTTATCTGGAAAGCGGATATAAACGCCCATCATGATCTGACGATAGCGGATGACGGCCGGATCTTTGTATTAACACATAAATACAACTATGATTATTCCCGCCCCCGGATCGATGATTACATTACCGTCCTCTCCCCCGAAGGCATGGTGCTTGACGAAATATCAATCTATAATGCGATCCGAGAGTCTCCATATTATAATTTGATACCGGGTGAACCCTTTGACGATTATCTGCATACCAACAATATTGATTTGTTGACATCAGATAAAGTTAATGGTTTTCCTTTCTTGAGTGGCGGGGATATGCTGCTGTCCCATAGAAACTCGGTTTGCATGACGGTGGTCGATGCAAACACCTTTAAAGTCAAATGGGCTCTCACGGGTGTGGCAGGGGTCGTCCACGATGCGGACTTCCTTATGGATGGCAAGATCGCTTTTTTTGACAACAGAGCTTATCTGCAGGGAAGCGCGGTCGTTGAATGGGATTGCGGTCTAAACAAGCCTATCTGGGAATTTACCCCGGCCGATTATTATTATGGCTTTAGTCAACCGCTACCCTCCTATGATATTTTTGCCTCCGGAACCGGTGGGGCGCAGCAAAAGTTACCCAATGGTAATTATCTGATTGTGAATACCAACTGTGGTTCAATGTTTGAAGCTACGCCGGAAAAGAAAGTTGTATGGAAATATGTCTCCACAAAGAAACAAGGTAACAGCATTGCCAGACTCTTCTTTGCGGAGCGTTATTCAGAGGGCTACTTAACCTTTTTGACGCCGTCTGACCAAGCCGCCTCTGAATAG
- a CDS encoding FAD-dependent oxidoreductase — MMRFLIIGGDAAGMSAASRARRHEPSLDITVLERTADVSYSACGMPYNIADPANPMDVLVVRRAQVFREKQGINLLTGHDATAIDPAARRVSGVSEGGQPFTIDYDNLLIATGARPILPDVPGSDTPGVMALKSLGDGRAIKAWIETRDVRHVLILGIGYIGLEMAEAFRARGIAVTMIKNRPGFLPWLEEELAAVVQQEVEANQVSLRLGPVLQRIEPGGRLTAVFDTMTVDADIILPAIGVTPNSDIAAAAGIALGPGRAIAVDRQMRTSIENIYAAGDCADAYHMVTGERAWVPLALRANRAGWAAADHACGKPVEVPGITGTAVFKVFGLQVARTGLNVAEARRAGFDPAKTVVTSRSRAHAQPGSSPIYVQMVGDRKSGRLLGAQMVGKDGVAHRINAAATALFVRMTVEQFSQCDLAYAPPFGPVWDPLLTAANQLAKLL, encoded by the coding sequence ATGATGCGTTTTCTGATTATCGGCGGCGACGCCGCCGGCATGAGCGCGGCCAGCCGGGCCAGGCGGCATGAGCCTTCCCTGGACATCACCGTGCTGGAAAGGACCGCCGATGTTTCTTACAGTGCCTGCGGTATGCCTTACAACATCGCCGATCCGGCAAACCCCATGGATGTGCTGGTGGTCCGGCGGGCGCAGGTTTTCCGGGAAAAGCAGGGAATCAACCTGCTGACCGGCCATGACGCCACGGCCATTGATCCGGCCGCGCGGCGGGTGTCCGGCGTATCCGAAGGCGGGCAGCCGTTTACGATTGACTATGACAACCTGCTGATTGCCACCGGCGCCCGGCCGATCCTGCCCGATGTCCCCGGGTCCGACACGCCCGGCGTCATGGCCTTGAAAAGCCTGGGAGACGGCCGGGCCATTAAAGCCTGGATCGAGACCCGTGACGTGCGGCACGTGCTCATCCTGGGTATCGGCTACATCGGTCTTGAGATGGCCGAGGCCTTCCGGGCAAGAGGCATTGCCGTGACCATGATCAAAAACCGGCCGGGTTTTCTCCCCTGGCTGGAGGAGGAACTGGCGGCCGTGGTTCAGCAGGAAGTGGAGGCCAATCAGGTGAGCCTGCGACTGGGGCCTGTACTGCAGCGCATCGAACCCGGGGGCCGGCTGACCGCTGTTTTCGACACCATGACGGTGGATGCCGATATCATTCTGCCCGCCATCGGCGTCACCCCCAACAGTGATATCGCCGCCGCGGCAGGCATCGCCCTGGGGCCCGGCCGGGCCATCGCGGTGGACCGGCAGATGCGGACCTCCATCGAAAATATTTACGCCGCCGGAGACTGCGCCGACGCTTATCACATGGTAACGGGTGAACGGGCCTGGGTGCCGCTGGCGCTGAGGGCCAACCGGGCCGGGTGGGCGGCGGCCGATCATGCCTGCGGAAAGCCGGTCGAAGTGCCCGGCATCACCGGTACGGCCGTCTTCAAGGTCTTCGGCCTGCAGGTGGCCCGCACCGGCCTGAACGTCGCGGAAGCCCGCCGGGCGGGGTTCGATCCGGCCAAAACCGTGGTGACCTCCCGCTCCCGGGCCCACGCCCAGCCGGGCTCGTCTCCCATTTACGTGCAGATGGTGGGCGACCGAAAATCCGGCCGCCTGCTGGGCGCGCAGATGGTCGGAAAGGATGGGGTGGCCCACCGCATCAACGCCGCGGCCACGGCCCTTTTTGTCCGCATGACCGTGGAGCAGTTCTCCCAGTGTGATCTGGCCTACGCGCCGCCTTTTGGGCCGGTCTGGGATCCGCTGCTGACCGCGGCCAACCAGCTGGCCAAATTGTTGTAA
- a CDS encoding glycosyltransferase: MHDKTAGNDFPEKGFGEYCRFVIPQQSRILMLGCPHPDSLKRLSPSVGVGVASASAGKCGIDDESAPVVTYHVEDIETFFIAQSFDYIIINSILPDISDVQRFLGRLLEMSTPGTRLIINSDDSGRGFLVKKPQPRTNAGTGSETCPNRFSRRDLEIFLAASGYEVIARRNYLLSPGPVYSRPSIIRWLVARLPVASRSRRGCLTVARPHRPPENRQEISTSVVITCRDEEGNIEALVERIPSLGEKTEIIFVEGHSVDKTTDKIVEMMRKYPEKDIKIFHQTGKGQGDAFRLGCDRARGDFLIWLEADLTTPPEEARLIWEAYINGHGEYINGTRFIYPMAPKAMPLLNNLGNRFFSLLLSLITGRRLTDTLCGFKGITRAHYLNIVRNPSRFDALDPFGDFQLILGAVKFNLAIAEVPVHYHPRTYGEPKSYGRSRWGLLRHARILLKICRLAFIDFRLR; the protein is encoded by the coding sequence ATGCATGATAAAACCGCCGGAAACGACTTTCCGGAGAAGGGATTTGGGGAATACTGCCGTTTTGTTATCCCGCAGCAAAGCCGCATTCTCATGCTCGGCTGCCCGCATCCTGATTCTCTGAAAAGGCTGAGCCCTTCCGTCGGCGTCGGCGTTGCATCTGCTTCTGCCGGCAAATGCGGTATCGACGATGAAAGCGCGCCCGTCGTTACATATCACGTCGAGGATATCGAAACCTTTTTTATAGCCCAGTCTTTTGACTATATTATTATAAACTCGATACTTCCCGACATTTCCGATGTCCAGCGATTTCTCGGCCGCCTGCTGGAAATGAGTACGCCCGGGACAAGGCTGATTATAAACAGCGACGACTCCGGCCGGGGCTTCCTGGTTAAAAAGCCACAACCCCGGACAAATGCCGGCACCGGCAGCGAAACTTGTCCGAACCGGTTTTCCCGCCGGGACCTGGAAATTTTTCTCGCCGCTTCCGGCTATGAAGTAATTGCCCGGAGAAATTATCTATTATCTCCCGGGCCTGTGTATTCCAGGCCTTCCATAATCAGGTGGCTCGTCGCCAGGCTGCCGGTGGCCAGCCGGTCCCGTCGGGGCTGTCTTACGGTAGCCCGGCCTCACCGGCCTCCTGAGAACCGCCAGGAGATATCCACCTCGGTGGTGATTACCTGCCGGGACGAAGAAGGCAATATCGAAGCCCTGGTTGAAAGGATTCCATCCCTGGGGGAAAAAACCGAAATTATTTTCGTGGAAGGCCATTCGGTTGATAAAACGACCGATAAAATCGTGGAGATGATGAGAAAATATCCGGAAAAAGATATCAAGATCTTCCACCAGACCGGCAAAGGGCAGGGGGATGCGTTCCGGCTTGGGTGCGACAGGGCCAGAGGTGATTTCCTGATTTGGCTCGAAGCCGACTTGACGACTCCTCCGGAGGAGGCCCGGCTGATCTGGGAAGCTTATATCAACGGGCATGGTGAATACATCAATGGGACCCGTTTTATCTACCCCATGGCGCCGAAGGCCATGCCCCTTTTAAACAATCTGGGCAACCGCTTTTTCAGCCTGCTCCTGTCGCTGATCACCGGCCGGCGATTGACGGACACCCTGTGCGGCTTCAAGGGGATCACCCGGGCCCACTACCTGAATATCGTCCGCAACCCCAGTCGTTTCGACGCACTGGATCCCTTCGGTGATTTTCAACTCATCCTCGGCGCCGTGAAATTCAACCTGGCCATAGCGGAGGTCCCCGTCCATTACCATCCCAGAACATATGGGGAACCCAAGTCCTATGGCCGTTCGCGGTGGGGATTGTTGCGCCATGCCCGAATTTTATTAAAGATATGCCGGCTGGCGTTTATTGATTTCCGATTGCGCTGA